The Ptiloglossa arizonensis isolate GNS036 chromosome 4, iyPtiAriz1_principal, whole genome shotgun sequence genome contains the following window.
atttatttcgggcAATAGATATTTGAAGAATATCCGATTTAATGTAGCAATTTCTTCTTTACCAGGAATATACCATTTAACATTCAGAGCGTTTATATCTAAACTTTGTCCCCAGTGCATAACTTCAGTAGATTCAAACTGATATGGCATCATAGTAGATAATGAAAAGAGAATAGATTTCAGCAATGCACAAGCTAAGTTGTTTCCTTCCCTCGATTTTAAAACTAATGCACGATCAAGAACAATTACTAATGTATTTACATGTGGTAACAAATTGTTCCCTGGTGTACAAGTGATTGCAGATAACAGCAACATTGCATACAAAAGACAACCGTCTAAATTTTCTTCCTTAATAATATCATTACTTTCGCCAGTGACGTCTAAAATAGTTTGTGAAAGTACAGGTAACAATGAATGTAAAGTTTTTTTGCCATTAACATGGGCAAATATTCGACATAATCCGGCGACCAGCTGTCCAGCAATCTGAGTTTCAAGAATACGCTCAGTTATGAACGTTCGTAATTTGTGCAACGCACActcaaaaatttgatcgttaacCTGAATTAACAGTACTGTACACACTTCTCTCAGCACAGTTTCTGTAACTCTTTCCAATTTACTTTTTCCATCACCAGCACGAGTTTCAAGTCTAACGGATTCCAAAGAACTGGAATCTATAAAAGAGAATACTCTATCCaggaattgtaaaataaagtcTTCAAATCTCGATATTGCTGTCTCGTAAATGATTCTCTCTTCCTCATCTATTATTGTATTTAGTTTAGAAGGGTCTATAATGGGTATGTAAGTAGCATAAACTGAAATAAGACGAAAAGTAACAAAGCATTTTTCCATATCATTTGGATCAATACCAGGTAAAAGTAGAAATAATAATGGTAAAATATGTGTTGGTCCTTCTGGATATGTATaacctaaaataaaataaataaaagcttATTTCTTAACAAGTAATGTTTTCAACAATTACAAGAGCAAAAACTAATAAATTCAATCAATATGCAacaaaagtataatatatacctTTGTTTATATTTCTGGATCCTTCTGCCATTGGTCTGGCTATAGCTGCCATGTGACTCAATCTAGCACTCAATTGATACGGCTCTGTAGTAAGAGAATCTAGTGTTAAAGACACTCTCTCCAAAACATCTGGGATAATTAAACTGGGCCTCATTGTGACAAGATGTTGCAATGCTTGAGAGGAATCACAAACACATAACTTGCTAAGCATAGCTGTCATAGTTACTGGCATCATACTTTTAACAAATGCATCAACATCACTGTCAGTCAATTTGTACTCTTCAGGAACAGGTGTTTCCCATGTTTGCTTACCATATCGTTCCCTGTAGTGGTAATAAAACACATGTTGCtaatttctgaaaaaaaattgtaagatATTCTAAAAAATACAGTAGTCCTTACTTGCGCAAACGTGCGACAAAGTGGTGTGGAAGTTTTACAAGAAGTTTCTTTAATTTCCCCAACCATTGACCAGTATTGGCTGGATGAAAATATGTTTCTatggtttttaaaaatttttcgagATACATTTGGGCAGTTGAACCATTTCcctgaaatattacaaaatacatGAAAATACTCTTTTGAATATGGTCATAATTAGTGCCTAATACATTTaatagttaaaaatattctaccaAAACTGCTGCTATCCAGATGGCTATGGGAGAAGTACCTATTTTGTGGTATTTACATCTTTGCATTTGGTTGTACGACACTGGTAGTCTTAAGCATCGTACAAACCTGGTGAACATTAATGGAATATGTGGTTCCCAGTTGATGTACCCAATGTTATTAGAAGCCAATCTTGCCATTAACCACATCATAACATTTTCCCATTTTGGTGCATTATGACAAACTTCCCATAATGACATAAATTCATTAAACCATAATTCATGTCCGATCGAATGATATTTGGGAAATAACTGTACTGGTAAGAACCACTCTAATGTTTCCAATCTTGCAGACATCATTACGCAATTGAGGGGGAAAAAAGTTGGTCTCAACTCATCTAATATTTCCTGTGTTGCACTCAACTATCGTAATAAATTAATCTCAATTCTTCCACTgacttatttgaaaaaaataatcacTTACGGGAAAATAAACTTTTACAACATGTACAAGCATGTTTAACGTATCAGATAAACAATCAAAAGAACGATACATTCCCAAGCAAGTTTCTCCATTTGCTTGTACACGATCAACTAATTCATAAAGAGGTTTCCATGGAAGTTCTAGCTCATCAGGGGAAATTAATCCTTTCTTCCTAAAAATAGTAGAACAATAAACTGAACTGCTAGAATTAATAATAACATCACACAAAAttatatatgaaaattaaatcctACTtactttaataataaaattaatgcaGAACTAAATCCACGCACAAGAAATGATTCTAGTTCTGGAATTGTAACCAGTTCgtacattaattttataaacaaaATATGATCTTCTTTACTAAATTTCATCCCATATATCTTTATGTACCTGTAATAAATACcgatatttcatatttatatattttatattcatattaGGTAATTAGATTCTTACTGAATCTTCATAAAATAATCGCAAATACTTAAACTTAAAAATTCTTAacttctttatttattattataacatTAATTGCCCATAATTATAAGCACAAATGTCAATAATAACAGCTCTTTTCTTTGAATAATAGattaaactatttttaaaaataattaagtaattataaaaatatgtacttACTCGCATAATCTGGTAATCCAAAGAACACAGCCTGGCTGCATTTCACGAAGTATAATAGCCCGTCCTAAATTTGCTTTAATTTCGGCTAATAAAGCCTGCGATTCCGCCTCTAAATCATTTACATAAGGTAACAACTTATTGTACTTAGGTTTCCTTTGAAATTGAATATTGATATTTTCAGTTGAAGAACCCATGATTTCTTTGTTCTTTAAACTTCTGTAgataaaaatatctttatcgTCTTCGATCATAATTACTTAAATGTATTGTCACAAGAAAACGATACAGATTAAGTATGAGTATCTCACGAAAGAACGCACAATACAATGCAAATCATATGCGTTATCGAGTCAGCAACAACTTACttattcttcttgatttttatcGAGTCATGTTTTGCATTCTAGTGGCcatatttaatacgttaattTTGAAAGGTTAGAAGAAAAACCGTTGGTATATCTGCACATGGTACTAGAAAAAAATCGATTGCAATTGTCAATATATCGATGTCCACCATCATACATTAAACTTATCGTTAATAAATTACAAGATCAATTTtatgtattatttacattttttttaatttgtttattaaggtataactaaaaaatatatcatttttttatccctAGTTTGAATTGTTATACGATTCACATTAATTATTATTGTGCTTctcattaataatattaatgaaaaGTATAAGAACTAACGTAAATGTAGTGTTTGTATTGTATATTTGATTATTAATAAGTTATaacagaataaatttcaaacgtaaacaaataaacattaaaaattcatGGGTTGTAAGTATTGTTATTTACTATCtgtaatattgtatatattacatacttttatttgaaatataaattttgtgttGCGACGAAGGATTGTCCAACTTTTtctgtatatgtatacatatatatatatgcatacttCAGTTTATGGGACACCACTATCCTATATCTTATTCGTGTGCCGTTTAAATCAGTGTTACCCAGATAGCGGCACTAAGAACCAGGCGTACTAGTTGCAGCACTATGGTCACTTGGTGGGGGAGGCATAGGGATATCGATAAAGTCCATGTTATCGTGTGTACAATTTGTTTATGGCGTTATGTACAGCGTGGACTTTGCTGTATCGCATCCACATGCCTCCTCCATCAAGCTATCAAAATGCTGCAATCAGACATGCCTGCTAGGGACCCCTATACGTTTCCTTCCCCTTCCAACTATTCCTTCCCCGCACAATATACCTACGTTATCAAAGAACCCGTGAAAGGCTAAAGAGACAACTATATAAACTAGAGGTTCTATCCTAAAAAAGTCCACACCCATACATACGACGTACGTTAAGTTTGATTTTACATGAAGGAAATTGCAATTTTGAACGCGACATCTATCATCGAAACGTCATAGCTATGCGACATTTAAAGTTTTCATGATGTTCAACTTCACAAAATTAAAAGTAGTGCATTTATGTCACATGAAAACTATTCCTAAGTATCACGTTTAAATAGGAGTGGGAGAATCTCAGAAATATCATGTAACTAGATGAATAGCGCTGACTTAAACATATGGCGACAGTTGCAAGTGCTAAGGTACAAGCATAAACAGGAGTGTATCATTGCCTGTCAATGTAACGTTCATTCGCTGTTTCTTATGAAATTCAATTTATATGAACCAAACAAGTATTATATTTCCTTAATTCctgttattttattataaacaatGAAgtcttttaaacaaaaattgatatGTAATCTGTAAACGTGATGAACAACTTAGGTTAAGAttcaattgttttatttatattttactttaaacATATGGCGAcagatttaattttttcacttatttttattgttattaacAGTTTTGTTTAGTACAAACGAGCACTGTACTTCAATCAATTAAAGTACAAGAATGAGGACTAGAAAAACATTTGCAATTCTTGGAGCAGGCTTAATTCTAGCCTGCTGCATTATGATATATTTAATGATGGATTTAGCACTTTTTCCACCTGGACAAGCATCCAAACTTTCTGTTAATGATGTAagtctataataaatataatatgtatatgtgtaaaatacaatatatacaGTTTCAGTAAAGCCTTTTATTGTATGCTTTTAGAATCAGTGGTTGCATTTTGAAAACAGACTAGCAAAGCTAGAAAAAGATTTTAATAAGCATCATGAAGTCATGAATGCTTTGCGGGAAGTAgcagaagcaaaaaattttgttccagTAGTTAATTCCATGAATCATTATAATCATTCTATATCTTCAAGTTCCTCCCATTTAGGAAAAGTGCTCacgtgtaattttaatattcagaAAGTACCAGAAGTAGATATACAAATGTTAGAGATGTATAAACAATTAGAATTTGACAATGTGGATGGTGGAGTTTGGAAACAAGGATGGGACATTACATATGATGATAAACAGTGGCATCCAAATAGGAAGTTAAAAGTCTTTGTAGTACCACATTCTCATAATGATCCTGGTTGGCTTAACACTTTTGAGAAATATTATACATCTCAAACtcgaaatatattaaataatatggTAACAAAATTGGTAGAAGATAAGAGGCGTAAATTTATTTGGGCAGAAATATCATTTTTTCAACTTTGGTGGGAAGATCAATCTAAGACGACACGTAATTTGGTTCGACGTTTAATTCATGATGGCCAGTTGGAAATTGTGTCAGGAGGTTGGGTCATGCCTGATGAATCTGTGTCTCATTGGACAGCTCAACTTACACAACTTACAGAAGGCCATCAATGGCTAAAGTATAATTTAGATTATACACCAAATTCAGGCTGGGCTATTGATCCATTTGGTCTTTCTCCAACTATGCCATACCTTTTAAAAAATGCAGGATTAGAAAATGTGCTGATACATAGAGTCCATTATTCAGTTAAAAAAAGATTAGCTAAACAAAAACAATTAGAATTTCGATGGAGACAGTTATGGGATAACGATGGATcaacagaaatatttacacATGTTATGCCATTTTTTAGTTATGATGTGCCACACACTTGTGGTCCAGATCCAAAAATATGCTGTCAATTTGATTtctttcgatttaaaaattttggaTTAACTTGTCCATGGAAGATAGCCCCACGAGCTATAACTAGAGCAAACGTTGCAGAAAGAGCTAATCTATTACTAGATCAATATCGCAAAAAAGCTCAACTTTTTAAGACCGATGTAGTTATTGTACCACTGGGAGACGATTTTAGATACACTCATTTTACCGAGTGGGATGCTCAGTATACTAATTATCAATATCTTTTTGATCATATGAATCGTAATCAACAAATGAATGTTCAAATTGCATTTGGTACGTTAAGTGATTATTTTGATGCAGTCAGGGAGAAGTACAATTTAAATGAATTCCCTACTTTGTCAGGAGACTTTTTCACATATTCTGACAGAGATGACCATTATTGGAGTGGATACTATACATCAAGGTATATTTAAATACGTACtaagtataattaattttcaacgaatatttATTAAGTACATTTTAGGCCTTTTCACAAACGACTAGACCGTGTATTATTAAGCTTATTAAGAGCATCAGAGATACTAAGTACtgtagtttggagtaaaggtAACAACAAATTAGTGGAAGGAACTATTGCACAGCGTTTAAGCAAAGCAAGGATGTGGCATTCATTGTTCCAACATCATGATGGTGTTACTGGAACTGCTAGGGATGAAGTAGTTATAGATTATGCAAAGAAGATGATAATGGCCTTAAATAATTCTGCTCATGCACTTCAGCAATCTGTAGTACATTTATTGAAAACTTCCCAAGAATCTAAGATTGATATGGATGCTGTATACATTTCACTTGATGAATCTaggtttgaataaaattttttattttttcgaaaatctacaatttttgtatttattatttttaatgtatataaaatttactttttgtGTTAAAGATTACGTCATACCAGTGCAGGAGACAAACATGTACTTACATTAGGGGATGAAAATCCTTTGAAAAAAGTTATTCTATATAATTCTCTTCCAAGGCAAAGGGTGAAAGTACAAACATTAATTGTTTCAACGCCATTTGTCAAAGTTACTGATCGTATGGGTCAACCAGTACAATGTCAGATTTCTCCAATTTGGATAGGTCCTGCTGCATTAACTGCTGCTAGATATGAGTTATCATTCTTAGTAACAGTACCTGGATTTGGTATTACAACATATATAATTCATAATTTGCCTAAATCATCATTTCCACAGTATGATACTTTTTTACTTAAATACCTTTATACTTATTCTGatgatataatttttcaatttttattatgtaCAGGGAAGTACACCTTGCAAATGTGACTGTTTTCAACACGAATATAAATCTTTCTAAAATACCAGGTTTTAATCAAATTCAAGTAGTATCAAATGCGCAAGAATTTTCGGTTATACAACGGCCAGAGTTAGCTGCATCTTTCGGAAAATCAGGTCTTTTAAAAGCTTTAAGAGTCGGTAACACAACGTTTCCTGTTCATTTAGAATTTGTCAAATACGGTACTAGAGGCTCCGGTAAAGACAGAAGTGGAGCCTATTTATTTTTACCTGACAAACCAGAACCGGATTTAGTATTTATGGACAATAAGTGTATTATACACTTAATAACTGGACCCATTGTGTCTAAAGTATTTGTAGAATTGGCACATGTGCGTCATACATGTACTCTATACAATTCTTCTGGTAGTGATGGACTTGGATTACACATACTTAATGAAGTTGATAtatcagaaacacaaaattatgaACTTGCTATGAGATTGAGTACAGACATAGCTTCAGGAGACCAGTTCTTTACAGACTTAAATGGACTGAATGTAAGTATTAAATGACCAATATTTCAATATGTAGATCTGTACGAACTAAGAAGTATATTTAAAATCATAATCATTGCTTAGATGATTAAGCGCCAAAGGTTTCCAAAGCTTCCTACACAAGGAAACTATTATCCAATGGCAGCAAGTGCATATATAGAGGATAAAAAAGTTAGATTAACAGTAGTAACAGCACAACCATTAGGTGTAAGTTCTATGGCATCCGGACAAATTGAAGTATGTATTTAATATTCTCtttaatgtaatataaaaaCAGAAATGTTATAGTATCTAAAATACTTGTATATAGATTATGCAAGATAGAAGATTACTTCAAGATGATAACAGAGGATTGGGTCAAGGTATAACTGACAACTTGTTAACAAATCATTTATTCATGCTGgttcttgaaaagaaaaaatctctTTGTCCATCTCCATCACCAGCAACAAATCATCCGGCAGGATTATTATCGCTATATGGTCATTTAGCACTGGAAGAACTGCTACATCCGATAATCGCAATGCATCCACAAAACTTTTTACCTTTTGATCTGAACGCGTATTTTTCACCACTTCGTTATGACCTGCCTGCAGATTTAAGTGTTGTTAGCtttcgagtatttcctattccCGAAGGAGCTGGTAAGGGTATAGGTATGGTTTTACATCAAGCAGCTTTAGACATGTGTTGGAACGATAATTCTTATAAACGCTTCTTCAATATTTCTGAATCTGGAGAAGTTGATTTAACAAAGTTCCTCAATCATACAGATGATTGGATTATTAGTAAAGCTCCTCTTACATTCCATAATGTAGGTCCATCTTTGAAGTCACCTATTGTTAATTTATGTCCCCACCAAATATTACCAATTTTGTTTCATAAAACACAATCCTAAGTTTTAAAAACTTAGTACTTTATTTTTACATAGTTTGATACAAAGTTAGCTCTTTTTCTTGCTCATTGATCCAGTATCAACAGCCTTACTCAGAATAATATAGTGTAACTGATCAGATACCGATGGACTGGTTTTATCCAGTTTATAACTGTAACAGTATTAATCGAAAAAAATTATGCATAAAACAAGTAGTGTAAACATCTTCAAGATTAGTAAcataaaagtaattttgttttaattgtACAGATCAATCTGAAGCATAATTATATTGCTTAATGTATATTTTACCATGTACAGTGAACTACCCTAGTCTACAATTTTTACTACCTAacattttgaatatatttatcaaattaaaTGTAAGTAGCATTaagtaataaaattgtaattttagttCAGTAACATTATGCCATTCCTACatacatttaataataatcatttaattataaaattttaagtaGATATAAAAACTGTTTTCAAAATAATCTTTGTTTTCATTAATTAGAACAATTTCTATCAAAATATTTCCTCTTATTACTTTAAcatatttctatattatttaatatttcgatcATAAAAGAATGGTTTGATTGTAACATTTAATACATATAACCACGAAATACAGAATGATCCTTGTTATTAAAAGCATTTAATTAAGATGATTGGCACAGTAACAGTAAACTAATGTACAAAAACGTAAAATCACAGTTTCTAAgagataaaaatacattttcatacTAATCATATCAATACTTTAAaacaatgtaatttttttacatCTGCAATGTATGTAAATTGCATTACAAAACATTACAGGTCTTGTAATAAAGTTAGACAAGGTAAAATATATTCTTACCGCATTTACTGATTTCTTTATTATAACtataaagtaaatttcattaccCGAGAGAATAAAAGAACTGCATAGCTGATGGATTGTGTTTAAACACAGTCAAAACTACTTTACACATTTTACTCTCCAATGCCATAGATTCAAGAGCTGACATCATGAAGTGACCAAGTCCTTTTCTCCGTACCACTGATTCCAATTGTATTTCATAGCTATATTAAAATACAGAATACTTCtttatttcttacaatttttacaaatcgtTCATATATGAAATCTACACACCAATATAATACTCCTTCTCTATGATCTATAGAAAATCGAAAGTGAGAAAATCCAAGAAATTTGTTATTTGAAGATGCTACTAAATACCAAGCTGCTGATTCTGTTAATTCTTGTTGTTTGGCAATTGGATCCCAACCCCAATCACATTGTTCATATAGAGACTTCATATTACGTTCCATAATATCAAATATCCAAGATAAACATTCAGGTTGTGCATCTTTGGCTCTCATGCAAAAGAGTTCAATAGTCTGATTgtcttttatttcatatttatgaAAGGAATTTAAATGCTCTAAAGGATTTGCTATAGAGTTTGCTTTATCGACTAATTGTTTTGCAATAGCTTCTTTTTCAGCTAAAATCTGAcgtcttgtttttcttttctatacaataaaaaaaaaattatttaacacagcaatcataatataaatatttatatatgaaactgttaaaattaaaatacttaatTTAACTACTTTAATGTGCTATGCTACAAATACGTATTAATATCATATAGACCAAAGTAATACCTTCATGATAATTATAGTTCCCATTTATACACTGCAGACTTTAATTTTTCttacattaaaaatatttaattaattattttaaagtttTAGAGATTTTTTCAAGATTCacataattttgttttaaatctGTATACAAGATgaagtgtaaattgtaatttaatagcAGAAACAAATATCTTTATTTTGGTTATGaagaattaaatattgtattttatcacgaaatatatgtatataataaaaatgtatattattgaaaattttttttatgaaagattacaaaaatattttgttacttGAAAAGCTTGCATGATTTAATAGTATGAAAAACCCTGTGTGTTTCACATTGAACGATTTATTAAAAGTATGTATATATGACCAATCGTATGACACTCAGTGCAACAGTGCATTGTATGTATTCTATTGTAGGTTTGGACATTAATATGTTTGTGTTGGTCATAagctaaaaaattcaaaaagaagAAAGTTGCGACTTGTTTGATAAAATACTTTCACGCACATATATacattttaagtatttttacaaattatttgtaTGAATTCAGATGGTGACATCGTAAATtaactgaaaataatttcaacgggTTGGCAACAGATGCAATTTTGCACTTTATTGTTAGTGTCccaaaaaaatatctttattattgtatttattctAGATTCATAATTATgaatataattgttttttttttcaatccatTCAGTTTTTTCCTTTCGATTAAAATAGGTTAAGTAACTTAATCgcattttatacgttttttttaatattttttattatcatctatatCAATGTATAACATATGTTTGTTAAGAATAAATTAACTAGTGATTACAAAGTGTAATAAATTCTGACAAGTATTTTTACGATTTCGGAATATATCGCGTAAATTCTGTTGTTATTTCAACATTTTGTccttatatatatttacattgatatattttttagtaTGAAAAGTAATACTAATAACAATTGTCTTTATCTTATTTCAGATATTGTAATCAAACATTGAGGAATGGCTGAAAATGCTACTGCGTCAAATGCAGAGGAAAAAGCTATTTCCTCAGCTATGACACAATGCTATGAAAATTATATCATAGTTGATGTTGGTGCCAATCTTACAAATAAAAAGTATAGTAGAGATTTAGATAGTGTAATTCAAAGAGCAAAAGATGCTGGTGTACAAAAAATTATGGTAACAGGTGCCAGTATTCGATCTAGTAAAGAAGCATTACGATTAACTAGGATATACCCTGGTACTCTTTATTCTACTGCTGGTGTGCATCCTCATGATGCAAAATCATGGGAAAATCCTGATACTTTACAAGAACTCAAAAGTATAGCTAATAATCCAGAATGTGTAGCAATAGGTGAATGCGGTTTAGATTATAGTCGTGACTTTTCTGATCCTGAGACACAACGTGCGGTTTTTCATAAACAAGTAGAACTTGCGTGCCAGTTAAATAAACCACTTATAATACATGAAAGAGGAGCTCAAACAGATGTTTTAGAAGTTCTTGACCATTATAAAAATTGCTTGCCACCAGTTTTAATTCATTCATTTATTGGAACTGCAGAAGAAGCACAAGTTTATTTAGATCATGGCTTTTATTTAGGAATTACAGGATATTTGTGTAAAGATAAATCTGATAGTGGAATAAGACAACTGTTAGAAAGGGGACTTGCACCTTTAGAGAGAATATTAGTAGAAACAGATGCTCCATTTATGTATCCTAATACTAGAGCCAGTAAATTACCTATACATGTTAAAGATGCTCTCACAGAACGATCCATGACATTTCTTCATCGTTATTGTACTTTTCAACGTAATGAACCATGTGCCTTGCCAGCAATTGTGGAAATGGTAGCAGCATTTATGCAAATCACTCCTGAAGAAGTCGCCTTAGCTACTGCTTTCAATGCTTTAAAATTATTTGGTTTAAATCAGTGATATTAATAATCATTTTTCATTGTCAGAAAATGGTGCTAGTTGGTGCTATTTAACATTTTAATTATTCTCTTATAAATATGTGAtccgtttctatcttttaaACGCATTATTTGTGTGTCTATACAAGTGTACCTCGTATAATAACAATACCATACATTGATGTAATTTGCTAACAAATGAGCAATTGTAGGATGAGAATGTGTCATAAAATTTTTATCTTATTTACATAGTAGATACTGCCTTCTATATATGTTACTCATATGTGTAAACATAATACTCATCCACATATTAAAGTTAGTAttgcataaaatatttcatttattatgatataataaaaattttgtaggaatatgtataaaatacataaagttcaaaatcattttattgttgatatattataaatattttcatataaataaattgttacaCAGATATATATTTCACtgcaaatttattttaaattcaaaatcccaatTTCAAGTACAACAATACTATTACTTtaagttaaaattaatttacatatagtaataatagttactttaatttattatattgttTTTTATATGTTGTTACGTTTCacagtttttaattttgttacatttcTGTCATTTATAATCATCTGTTTcagatattttaaattaatatctaaaataaattatttgtacaatttaaattGACGTTAGATTTCGATTGGATGGCATGATGAAGATGTGTTCTTTTTTCATGGTCTGAAAGCTTCTtccataaatttaaatttatggcAATAGTACTGCATCCAGTTAATGCCTCCACTGATTTTAGCTGTATATTCCATGTACTTTGTATATATTGCAAGTTAGTAGAATATGCTGTTGTTGGAAAGGCAAATATAAACAACCTGTAAACAAATGTACACAACATATGTGTATTATGATGGATTCTTTTTATAATATAGATCATATCTATAGTTaatgaaacaaatattaaactttgatgaaaatatataatttcttaCTTGCAACATTTTGGTGCCGATACTAAGTCTTCGGCAAATGT
Protein-coding sequences here:
- the Alpha-man-iia gene encoding alpha-mannosidase 2, with the protein product MRTRKTFAILGAGLILACCIMIYLMMDLALFPPGQASKLSVNDNQWLHFENRLAKLEKDFNKHHEVMNALREVAEAKNFVPVVNSMNHYNHSISSSSSHLGKVLTCNFNIQKVPEVDIQMLEMYKQLEFDNVDGGVWKQGWDITYDDKQWHPNRKLKVFVVPHSHNDPGWLNTFEKYYTSQTRNILNNMVTKLVEDKRRKFIWAEISFFQLWWEDQSKTTRNLVRRLIHDGQLEIVSGGWVMPDESVSHWTAQLTQLTEGHQWLKYNLDYTPNSGWAIDPFGLSPTMPYLLKNAGLENVLIHRVHYSVKKRLAKQKQLEFRWRQLWDNDGSTEIFTHVMPFFSYDVPHTCGPDPKICCQFDFFRFKNFGLTCPWKIAPRAITRANVAERANLLLDQYRKKAQLFKTDVVIVPLGDDFRYTHFTEWDAQYTNYQYLFDHMNRNQQMNVQIAFGTLSDYFDAVREKYNLNEFPTLSGDFFTYSDRDDHYWSGYYTSRPFHKRLDRVLLSLLRASEILSTVVWSKGNNKLVEGTIAQRLSKARMWHSLFQHHDGVTGTARDEVVIDYAKKMIMALNNSAHALQQSVVHLLKTSQESKIDMDAVYISLDESRLRHTSAGDKHVLTLGDENPLKKVILYNSLPRQRVKVQTLIVSTPFVKVTDRMGQPVQCQISPIWIGPAALTAARYELSFLVTVPGFGITTYIIHNLPKSSFPQEVHLANVTVFNTNINLSKIPGFNQIQVVSNAQEFSVIQRPELAASFGKSGLLKALRVGNTTFPVHLEFVKYGTRGSGKDRSGAYLFLPDKPEPDLVFMDNKCIIHLITGPIVSKVFVELAHVRHTCTLYNSSGSDGLGLHILNEVDISETQNYELAMRLSTDIASGDQFFTDLNGLNMIKRQRFPKLPTQGNYYPMAASAYIEDKKVRLTVVTAQPLGVSSMASGQIEIMQDRRLLQDDNRGLGQGITDNLLTNHLFMLVLEKKKSLCPSPSPATNHPAGLLSLYGHLALEELLHPIIAMHPQNFLPFDLNAYFSPLRYDLPADLSVVSFRVFPIPEGAGKGIGMVLHQAALDMCWNDNSYKRFFNISESGEVDLTKFLNHTDDWIISKAPLTFHNVGPSLKSPIVNLCPHQILPILFHKTQS
- the Naa40 gene encoding N-alpha-acetyltransferase 40, which translates into the protein MGTIIIMKKRKTRRQILAEKEAIAKQLVDKANSIANPLEHLNSFHKYEIKDNQTIELFCMRAKDAQPECLSWIFDIMERNMKSLYEQCDWGWDPIAKQQELTESAAWYLVASSNNKFLGFSHFRFSIDHREGVLYCYEIQLESVVRRKGLGHFMMSALESMALESKMCKVVLTVFKHNPSAMQFFYSLGYKLDKTSPSVSDQLHYIILSKAVDTGSMSKKKS
- the LOC143146302 gene encoding 3'-5' ssDNA/RNA exonuclease TatD; its protein translation is MAENATASNAEEKAISSAMTQCYENYIIVDVGANLTNKKYSRDLDSVIQRAKDAGVQKIMVTGASIRSSKEALRLTRIYPGTLYSTAGVHPHDAKSWENPDTLQELKSIANNPECVAIGECGLDYSRDFSDPETQRAVFHKQVELACQLNKPLIIHERGAQTDVLEVLDHYKNCLPPVLIHSFIGTAEEAQVYLDHGFYLGITGYLCKDKSDSGIRQLLERGLAPLERILVETDAPFMYPNTRASKLPIHVKDALTERSMTFLHRYCTFQRNEPCALPAIVEMVAAFMQITPEEVALATAFNALKLFGLNQ